Proteins from one Chroococcidiopsis sp. CCMEE 29 genomic window:
- a CDS encoding ABC transporter permease, with amino-acid sequence MPPEVVYTPDSLLRHPVQLFRLMWRDLLASRELAWRLMVRDISAQYRQSVLGFTWAFLPPIVMAAGFTLAGEANVINVGVTDLPYPAYVMFSTALWQTFVEAMNGPVQAVTLAKPMLARVNFPREAIILAKVGEVFFNFAIKLILIAALFLWFQISVNWTVILAPVALIHLIMLGTLIGTLLSPLGVLYQDVSKGLTMFTGFWLFLTPVVYPVPNEGAFGTLVKLNPVTPLLVTTRELATTGVLSNAFGFWVVSIITLVGLLLTWIAFRLAMPYVIERVSS; translated from the coding sequence ATGCCGCCAGAGGTTGTTTACACGCCAGACAGTTTACTCAGGCATCCTGTGCAACTATTCAGATTGATGTGGCGGGATTTGCTAGCTTCTCGTGAACTAGCTTGGCGACTCATGGTCAGAGATATTAGTGCTCAGTACCGCCAGTCAGTTCTAGGTTTCACTTGGGCTTTTTTACCCCCAATTGTTATGGCAGCAGGATTTACGCTGGCAGGTGAGGCGAACGTGATCAATGTTGGGGTTACAGATTTACCTTATCCTGCTTATGTCATGTTCAGTACTGCACTTTGGCAAACTTTTGTGGAAGCAATGAATGGTCCTGTGCAAGCAGTCACACTGGCAAAGCCGATGTTAGCTAGAGTGAATTTTCCCCGAGAGGCAATTATTTTAGCGAAGGTGGGTGAGGTATTCTTCAACTTCGCAATCAAGCTCATTTTAATCGCAGCGTTGTTTCTCTGGTTTCAAATTTCAGTAAATTGGACAGTGATTTTGGCGCCAGTGGCACTGATTCATTTAATTATGCTGGGGACACTTATTGGCACATTATTGTCTCCTTTGGGAGTTCTATATCAAGATGTATCAAAGGGACTAACAATGTTTACAGGATTCTGGCTTTTCCTAACTCCCGTAGTCTATCCCGTACCAAATGAAGGCGCTTTTGGGACGTTGGTAAAACTTAACCCTGTCACTCCTTTGTTAGTAACAACGCGGGAGTTAGCAACTACAGGAGTATTGTCAAATGCTTTCGGCTTTTGGGTGGTTAGCATAATTACACTAGTAGGCTTACTGCTAACGTGGATTGCTTTCCGCCTTGCTATGCCTTACGTAATTGAGAGGGTAAGTTCATGA
- a CDS encoding ABC transporter ATP-binding protein, with the protein MIVDEMTDRAIASQPSDSDIVISVEQVAKKFCRDLKQSLFYGVQDIATDLVGGKRKSNTLRKGEFWALKDASFHLRRGESLGLVGANGAGKSTLLRIISGLIKPDIGCVKIKGRVAPLIALGAGFNPILTGRENIYANMSILGLSTKEIKERFQDVIDFAEIWDAIDAPVQTYSSGMAARLGFACAIYTEPEILLIDEVLAVGDIKFKAKCYRKLHELRDKGTSFILVNHNPQAILHICDSAVYLLKGELIASGKTETIIEKYENDLFLSTTQKSSQVLFLPEKAETESLGLDILSVFFRDSEGNTLESLVSGKPVNFCVSCKAHQSVDKVTLHLKVKTLSGEGGMGTVLFLSGEHDEQFFEIPPGKHELQVEMPYLGLAPGTYTMSIKLKKGSIYTFDVVESFRFTVNSDGKMSECCFYQPRSWKLVSQEKV; encoded by the coding sequence ATGATCGTAGATGAGATGACAGATAGAGCGATCGCGTCTCAGCCTAGTGATAGCGATATAGTGATTTCTGTTGAACAGGTTGCTAAAAAGTTTTGCCGAGACTTAAAACAATCTTTGTTCTATGGAGTCCAAGATATTGCCACTGATTTGGTAGGGGGAAAAAGAAAGAGTAATACTCTACGCAAGGGCGAATTTTGGGCTTTAAAGGATGCTAGTTTTCACTTACGGCGAGGAGAATCACTGGGATTAGTTGGAGCAAATGGCGCTGGCAAAAGTACACTGCTGCGGATTATTAGTGGTTTAATTAAGCCAGATATTGGCTGTGTGAAGATTAAGGGTAGGGTGGCTCCACTAATTGCCCTAGGAGCTGGGTTTAATCCGATTTTGACAGGAAGAGAAAATATCTATGCAAATATGTCAATTTTGGGTTTATCAACCAAAGAAATCAAAGAGAGATTTCAAGATGTGATAGATTTTGCCGAAATCTGGGATGCTATTGATGCCCCTGTACAAACCTACAGTTCTGGGATGGCAGCACGGCTGGGGTTTGCTTGTGCAATTTATACAGAACCAGAAATTCTCCTAATTGATGAAGTGCTGGCTGTAGGAGATATAAAGTTTAAAGCGAAGTGCTATCGAAAGCTACATGAGCTGCGCGATAAGGGTACATCTTTTATCCTGGTTAACCATAATCCGCAGGCAATATTACATATATGTGATTCTGCAGTCTACCTACTAAAAGGCGAATTAATTGCATCTGGTAAAACAGAAACAATTATAGAAAAATATGAAAATGATTTATTTTTGAGTACTACACAAAAATCCTCCCAGGTCTTGTTTCTCCCAGAGAAGGCAGAAACTGAAAGTCTAGGATTAGATATACTTTCAGTCTTTTTTAGAGATTCTGAAGGAAACACTCTTGAATCACTAGTAAGCGGTAAACCAGTAAATTTTTGTGTGAGTTGTAAAGCACATCAGAGTGTTGATAAAGTTACCCTTCACTTAAAAGTTAAAACACTGAGTGGGGAAGGTGGTATGGGTACAGTTTTATTTCTGAGTGGCGAACATGATGAACAGTTTTTTGAAATTCCCCCAGGAAAGCATGAGCTGCAAGTTGAGATGCCTTATCTTGGCTTAGCACCTGGTACTTACACCATGAGTATCAAACTAAAAAAAGGCTCTATTTATACTTTCGATGTGGTTGAGTCTTTCCGGTTTACGGTTAATTCAGACGGAAAGATGAGTGAATGTTGTTTTTATCAACCACGTTCGTGGAAGCTTGTGAGCCAAGAAAAAGTATAA